Part of the Choloepus didactylus isolate mChoDid1 chromosome 10, mChoDid1.pri, whole genome shotgun sequence genome is shown below.
GGAGATGTTCTGTCACAATGAAGCCCAGCAGGCCCCTCTTCTGAGTTTCTTTAAGGAGTATTTTTAACCACACAGTGGCCTGAGCCTCTCAATTCAGCATCCTGTTATGGAACAGTGGACTTCTAACCATGGTCATAAACCCCATCAGATCTATCTGTACCAAGGATCTTATCTCAGCATCTGATGGTCTCTGTGATGCACGAAGGTGCTGTCAAATGACCTTGTGCAAGGACACCCAGGGAGGAGAGCTTGGATGAAGGCATATGAGGCAGAAGGGACTGAACCTTCCTGGTTAAAGCTAAGGCTTGCACAATACAGCTTTGATATGACTGTAGAATAGTTGCTTTGCCAAAAATAATTAAGAAGTGCCTGGTGCTAGGTGAGCATCAAAGAAGTGACAGAGCTCCTGTCCTCAAGAACCTTTCAGAATTGTGgagacaaaaaccaaaaaaccagtACACATATTGTTACAGTGTGGTTAACAAAGAGCCACAAAACAAGGCCGTTGAGATTGCTCTGTTAATTGGGTCTCTCTGATTTCACCAGCTAAATTGTCCTCACATTGGTCTCTCAATAGGTTCCTCCTGTCCTCACCATACAGCCTGATCCATGCTCCACATTGCAGCTAGGTGGATGGATGAATCCCTTGCAAAAATTTTTAGTGGCTCCCCAACACCTGCAGAACTTACCGAAAGCCAAATGTACCAGGCCTCCTTCCTACCTTCTCCATTCTTACCTGTTGGCCTTTTCTGACCTCACAGTCTTCTCTGAGCCCTTAATCTCTCCATATACGATATTGTTTCAAACCTCTTTGGTTCTCCTCCTCAGCTTTCTTATAAAAGACTTGGCTCAGGTGTCAAAACCTTTAGGATACTTTTTTATGAAGTGCACCCTGTCTGTGCACAGCAGTCTTGGTTCTTATTATAACAAGAATTATAGCACCACTGCTGGGTCATTGTTGAACCCAGCATCTGGAGGCAGGTGACATGGGCTGTTAATTCTGACTTGTCCACTTATCATGTTAGCTTAGGCAAAACATTTACCCATGCTATGTGGGGTacgttgaattatgtactccaatgaaagacattttcttaatcttaatccaagttcctgtgggtgtgaactcaggtctaaataggaccttttgaagatgttatttttagttgaggtgtgaccaactgaatcagagtgggtcttatATTACTGGatgccttataaagagaagagacCAGAAgccagtggaaactggaagaacagACACAAGGGGAGATCCCCATTTGATGGAAGGCAGAGGAGCAAGCCAAGGTACCCCAAGGATtgcggcaagccagcaccagaatgctaccgaCTTCGTGGAGAACACGTGGTCTAGCCAatgccttggttttggacttctggcctccaaaacaaTGAggcaataaatgttagttgtctAAGTCAACCCACTATCTGGTAATTATAACAATAGATTGGCAAACGAAGACACTGTCCCTCAGTGTTGTCTATGAAAAAGATGGTAGTCAGACCTACTTTGCAAGACTGTTAAGGTTCTGTTGATTAAAACAGCTCCCAACATATAATAAATACACAATGAATGCTAGCTGTTAACAACTTACCATATTGATGGTCTTCATTGTAGCCCGCCTCTAAGATCTCTGAGGTCAGGAACTGTCTCTTTATCTATGAAACCCCAAGGTTGACGTAGAACAGACATTAACTGTCaagtcttcctggaggaggtaaaCTTAAGGGTGGAGCTGGTTGGTGACAGAGGGAAAAGGCATTCCTGGTACGGATAATGACACGAACTAGCTTGAAGTAGAGGAAAACAAGGCTAATGGGAGGATTATAACTCTGGAGATGAGAGCAATTTGAAATGGTTCTCTCTAGGGGTGGCATGGAAGAAGCAGCAACTAAAACTCAGGTGGAGAAAAATCCTGAGGCAGGGAAGTTGGCTGGAAAAATATGGCAATTATTTCTCAGTAGCTATAGCTGTCACTATCCCAAACCCTTCTCCCTCAAAAAGGAAAGGCAATTTTATGATCACAAAGAAGCCACACTATTTTTATTCACAAATCAATCCCTATACACATACAGTATTGCACAAATCATAAGTGGATCAACAATTATATTAATGATACAAACTCATGAGCATTTACAGAAAACTGCTGTTCCAGGTTTGGTGCATTCTGTGCCAGGTACTTGAGTGAATATGACAAATAAAGGAACTGGGATGCTACTTCAATCCATGAGAATTAGCTTTCAAAAAAAGTGTATTTGCCATCTCACTATGTCAAACCCAGGAAAAACGATAGCTAAACGACAAAATGAATACTGTTAAAGAAAATTTGGTGATAAAAACACTAACTTAAAATGCtaagtttaaaattttagcaATAGGGTTTAAGATCCAAAAAGTAAAGCACACTGGGAATTTTAAGAAAAGACCCCCAAGTTCTGCTTCATAATTACTACTACTTTCTAGAAGAATGATTCTGGGCCACCATAACATATTCCATGCTAGTACAAACCACTGTTTCCTGGTTTCATGGAAGCAGCAAGATGGTAATTCACATAAATGGGTTTTAAAATAAGACTGAccattcaaaagaaaataaaaacttacatGATCTTCATCAAATTACtaaaaaattttatcaaaatgttGACCAGAGAAGCCAGATCACCATTTAACTTTCCTGACTAAGAGTGCAGGGAATGCATCACTTACAGTGCGGAGACCTGAGGTTGAGTCTTGGCACCGCCCTGACTTGCAGTGTGAGGTTGGACAGGTTGCAGACTCTCTGGAGTTCTGCTTACTCAGCTACAGAACTGAGCAGGGCATGGGCTAGATGGCTTTTAAGAGACCACTCAACTAAAACAATCTAAGTCAGTTTCAACCCCCATTTTGAGAAGACACTTAGGGTGGTAAAAGAAATGCATTAAGAAACAAGTGGTGGAGTATTTTCTATCTTTTGTACCATCATTCGGTTCTAGGAAATCTTTGCCGGAAACTTTCATCTAGTGGCTGGCACTGTTCAGGGAAGGTAAGTGAGGCATTTGGCAATGGCATTTTTTATTAAAGCGTAAAAGGCCATGCCAaatttgggcagaaaagcaaTGCACTACCACATTACTACAAGCAGTCAGGATTTCTTGCCTCTGAATTTCAAGAGCCATCAATCTGGTTGGGAAAATGTTGAGGGAGGTACACAATTCAAGCCATTTGATAGAGATCTATCTGAAATCCTACCACTAAGGCAACTTCATGAAACTGGTTCCAATACAAAGGATACAAGAGAGTTAAGTGAAGgttaggatttttctttttctttacagaaCAGAAAAATGATCCAAGGAGACTAAtggcttttcatttttcatcctcTAATTAGAATACAAATACTACTTCTTGAATTCAACACACTGGCCCTCATTTTCAAAATGCAATACTTTATTTCCTCATAAGGCAGTCATACATTGGAAACCTTGAGAACGTGACAGTCACATTATTTCTTTAGTACTAAAGTCCCAGGTCTTCCAGGAGCATCCCTGGAGCCTACACCTGAAGGAGGAGTCCTGGGGTGTCAAATATTAAAACTTTCTCCACAGCCACAAGTTCCTTTGATGTTTGGGTTATTGAACACAAACTCACTGGATAATTTGTCTTCTACATAGTCCATTTCTGTTCCTAAAAGTGTTAGCTGTGCTTTCTTTTCGATGAACACTCTGACtccttggggaaaagaaaatgtgtgtCATAGAAACTCTGCATGTCTTATGGAACCTGCCAATTCAAAGCACGAGTGAACCTGAAATAGTAACCACTAACAAAAAAGTCAAAGAGGAAGCTTTTGAGTatgtttcattatttccttttaaagaatTAAGTGCTCAATTTCCTGTCTGTCCCCTCTTTCTCACTTGATAATCTATGTCAAAAACAAGTAGATCAGGGTAGACAGTTTTAGACAAGTAAATTCCATAACAGATCTGTGTAAAACTAGAGTTTTCCTTTCATAAATGAATATTTGTAGTGGCATTTTTGTAAAGATGGCATCAGTAAAATTTATGAAAACCCTGCGGGGCATTTTCTATATGCACGGGACACTGCCAAGCCTAGAGACATGCGAAAGACCGGGGCGTGATGGGGCTACTTTAGTAAGACTAACGAGTACACAGCAATAGTTCTGTTCTGGTTATGGGCTGGAAAAATGGTAATAATCTAACTCCCTAGTAATTATGTATAGGTAGAGTACAGCATTTTTGTAGATACCATCAATTTGACTATAAAAGTAACCAAGAAACCAAGATGAACTATCTAAAGAAAGCTTTCTTCCTTACAAAAAATTGAGCCATTATTGAAACATAAACCATACATAATTCTTAGATCGTTTCTTCCTTAAGATGACAATCTTAAGGTATAAAACAGTTTATGAGTTTATTTgaagaataaatgttttaaaaaatgtctttgttGGTTGGTAACTTCAGTTTAATAAAAGGAATCCTCACTTAGGAATCCATGCCTCACGTGTAGCAAGGTCTGCGTGCTAGCTAATAACATACCACCAATGTACAAAACCATCATAGCAAAACCCGTGACACTGAAATTTCCCCCGAATTGTAGCATTACTTGATTGGCAATACAGAACCGACAACATTGTCAGTTCCTCAAAAGCGTGAGCTGACATTACTTATTCGACACAGATGTAAAACTTCCCCTTCAGGCAAAAAAATGGTTGATTGGTTCGCTTTGAAGTTTTAGCATCTTAAAACCTTTCTGGACACAATGAAGACCTGAAATAAACAAGCAAGCCTATCACTTGGTCATTAAGAGCACAGCCTCCGGGAGTGCCCTTGATTGGGTTAAAATGCTCGCTAaactgtgtgatcttaggcaaacTACTTAATCTCtatatgcctcagtttcttcacctaaaaaatggggataatacagTACCATATGCCTTCTGTTACtgaaaaagtttattaaatacTCACCATCttcattgtgggattgacaaaaacttcttgaccaaaaggggaagaaatatgaaacaaaacaaagtttcagtggctgagagatttcaaatggagtcaagaggtcattctggaggttattcttatgcattatatagatatccctttttagtttttagtgtactagaatagttagaaggaaataactgaaaccattgaactgcaatccactattcttgattcttgaagacgatcacaTGGTCTGACAGTGTGAtcgtagaaaaccttgtggctcatactccctttatccagtgtacggatggaaaaatggggacaaaaagtaaatgaataatcgGGGGGGAGGGATAAGGGAGAGGgactgttttgggtgttcttttttacttttatttatttttttgagaataatgaaaatgttcaagaagtgaatgtggtgatgaatgcacaacttatgatggtactgtgaacaactgattgtacactttggataattgtatagtatgtgactgtaactcaataaaattgcaaaaaaaaatattcacCATCTTGAACAACTTCTTCATCAGAATCTCCTTTTGTCTTCGTATAATCTAGAGTGTAAGAAAGGCCATTACAACCCCTGGTTCGGACGCCAACTTTCAGACCTACCTGAAAAAAGAGTGGTAAAAATAAACTTAGCTTTAAAGTGTTAACAAGATTAAACACTaatatcaataaaaaaaaatggctggCTATTATTAATCATTTTCTCATAAGCTAGAAAGTAAGATGAATATTAGATGCTGGCTATAAAATGTCCCTGTAGAAAGTACGCAATGGGGAGCAAAGCACTAAAAAGAATTAACCACTGAACAAACATCATTATAACACTAATGGGGATCCAGAAGGAATAAAAACCaattaataaagaaacaaaacaacacagagaagaaaatgtaCAATTACTATTACCCTAACAAAACAGCTCATATggtttttacatattttcttccaattcttGCCATATATATAATCTGAACAGTTTTAATTATAGCAATaacaaaattttattgttttttccacTTAAGACAtcatttttccatgtatttagtctttgtaattattatttacaTGTAATGCCTACATAATATTACACTGTACTGATGCCCATTAATAACTTCACACTCACTATTGGATATTTAGGCTGGGAATATAATTTTCTAAGGGAGAGTTCTAATTtcaaacatgaatgaaccttgaagacctcgTGTTAAGTGAAAATAacccagacccaaaaggacaaatattgtacgatttcattcatatgaaataattagattatGTAAATTTATAgccagaaagtagaatacaggttaccaggggctgggagagggtaggagagggaatggggagttgacgcttgattggtacagagtttttgtttggcacgatggaaaagttttggtaatggatggtggtgatggtggcacaacactaTGAATGTAGTTAATAGCAGTGAactgtgtatttgaaagtggttaaaacgggatattttaggttgtatctatgttaccagaataaatatataacaatccatagaactgtacaacacaagaatggaccctaatgtaaatgaaccctaatgcaaaatgttagtaacaaggaaaactgtgtgtgtggtggtggatATATGGggactgtactttctgcatgatttttctgtaaaagtacaactgctctaatttaaagaaatggaaaaaattgttaaaaaaatgaataatgatttaaaaaaagaagaaaatgaaaactatctGATGGCAGAGATGCCTACCCAGAAAATTGGACTTTCTTAAAATTGTGTCTGCCCCACATCATTCTCTGAGATGTTTTCTGGGGTTCCCCTATGGCGAGGGTTTACAAAGGTTCTAGGCCCTCACCTGCAATCCTACTACTTGTGTACAGGGGCCTTAATTCTCAAATACCAGAAAGCGAAAGACTGCAGTCAATACAGACATAAGATGCGATCAAGCTGCACTTTCTAAATTATCACTGTTAATGTAATTTTCTAACAAGACTTACCTAATATCTAAATTTTTGAGTCtttctgctttttcatttaaGTATACCGTAATTGTATTATGATAAAAAAGTATTATTTCACCAAGAAGattctgattctttgaaaagcaGCACTGCGAAACTGCTTCAGAAAAGCAATCATGAAGTGGGAAGAAATTTGGAGAAATGTTAAAATGTCTGGGAACACAGATGTGCCAAAGTATAGTCTCTTCTGTAATTAACAAGGAGATGGAACTCTGTTTTTATTCACCTTCAGAGTGACTGCTGAGAGAATGTGTGAGGGGATTTCACCTATTCAGTGTGATTAAAAATTGCCTAGTTGAAATTATGGAGCCTATGTCATAAGTATTTGTTTAACCTAGTTTTCATCTTTGTAAACAGGAGGACACAAACAAGCAGGAAGTTTGAATATTAGGAATGGATCTAGACATTAAAATTTAACTTAATATGATTTATAAAGGCGGTTCTGAGGTGAAAAGGAGCACTGAGGGATTAAAGAGTATGTAAAGGTACAGCTTTAGGTAACTGGAGTTTCGAAAAAGGACTGCTTGTATCCAAACTACATCTGATGAAGTGTTTTGCTTTCTCCTCTTTATTTcaatacaaataaacaaacacattaCCCCTCAAATCTACAAAGCTAAATCCTTATTTTATTTGGTTAATTTATACTCTAGTCATTAATCAATCCAAATTGAGTTGGAACACTGATATGCTTTAGCACTTACTAAATGATATTCTTAGTAGGGAGGTGCTAGATTTCCTTGTTACATTGCAATATAGGTTGTACAACTGAACTTAGAAACTGCTGGGTAGTCTAATTATTCAACTGCCATAGCCTATTATTTCAACTAATTTATATGTACTACACTGGCAATTAAGAACGCATAAAGATTCCGATCATGCATACACCTCTTACTCAACAATTTCACACCCAGGAAGCTATCCTACCTACATGTACTAAGACACACTTATAGGTTGAGAAcaatgtgcctggcacatggtagccACTAAATAGTTAGTAAATGATATCTGTGGCAATACTGAATGAAAATACCCTAAATGATCCTTAATATGGAGGACTGGCTAAATAGATCAAAACTGTTTGACGGATATATTATATGTtcaaacatgaaaaagaatgaggcagCTCTTTATATAATAGTGTGGAAAGATTTTCAGGATATATTACTAGGGGAAAAAGCAAAGTGTAACCACAGCATGTATAGTATGCTCTCATCTGAGTAAGCAAAGAAGAgacatacatacaaatataatcTAGGTGGTGATTCTCTACCTGGCCCTCTGGGGagaaatttttggttgtcacaattcaGGAGGGGgtgttactggcatctagtgagtagaggccagagatgACACCAAACATGCTACAGTCCACCCCAAACAAAGAATAATCCAGACCAAAATGTCATCAGTGATGAGGCAGAGAAACCTTGGTCTTGGCCTGTGCAATGTATGGACTATCTCTGGAAGAACACTAAGAGGTTGCCTTTTGCATGGGACAATGATGATGGGGAGTCTGGGTGAGAGAGAGACTCCCTTTCCATTGAATTTCCTTtgtattatttgaatattttaaaatcatgagcatatattactttttaataaaaacctataattaatgaaagcataCTATTTATCATAAGATAAATTCATTCTGAAGATATAACTTCAGTTTTCTACTAAATATTTGATGTGTTTTACTTACATGTTCAGGCTTATCTTTAAGAAGCTGTTTTATCTTGTTTACTGCTGAAGGtgtctgaaaaaagaaaatgttatttttagctaCAAAATTTGCAATCTTCAAAGCCTCCTATTTCCTAGCCTTTAAGACTGTTCAACTTTAGCTTTAGCAAATTCATGTGATGAATTTACGTTCCATCTTCCCAAGAGTACTTTGTGGATTTTATACATAAACACATGCAGTCTACTCAATTCAAGGCATTCTCTTCTATGTTTTAAATTATCTGCTAGCAAAacccttttaattattttgtgcACCTTTTAATTCATTATATaggattttccatttttaacagTTAACATTCTTGTTGACACAGAAACTTACATTATCATTATACAATGGATGAAGGGAGTACATGGGGAAGAATCAAGTAGAACTTCAAGACTGCCCCAAGAGTTGTTAAACTACCATATAAGCTTGCTTTATTgtgaaaacatgaacaaaaatacaaaagcataagcaaaaaaaaaaaaaacaacaaaaaactgtacTCAGAAAAAGTATCTCAGAAGAAAAATCTAAACATAGGTCTTTATTTTACAACATGtataattttacaaaatttattaaaactaACACAATTCATCTACAAAATACTAGCAGATTTAGAGCAGTCATTTAAAAATCTGGTAAGTACTTTAAATAAAGAATGTTAAGATGGTAAAATTACCTTAAACAACATTTGCATCAACGAATCTAGCCTACTAATTCAGGCTGAGCATTTACTCTCTGAAGCATTTCTTCAGGTATGCAAAAAACAGGACTAACAGGTTTAATCTGTTCTTCCCCCAAAAGTGATAGTCCAGCAATTCCAAATAAAGTATGAAAAGGATCCATCATATATCCTGGCCTGTCTGCAAATCCTCCAGTTTCTTTACCATGACACGCCAAGATGAAACTCTGCAGTTTCCCTTCATCAATCCAATGAAGACTTCCAATTATCTTTAGGGAAGCCAACCCACCATGAATAGCACACATCTTATAACTTCTCTGGCCTTCCACTGAGTCCACCTGATGGTAACTGCTGTTCACAAAGCCACCAACCCAGTAAATCAGAATTTACTTGAAGCAACTGACTAGTAATAACCAGGAATCCTATGCAACAATAGACCCACCCAGCATGGGATTCAGAACCTGGTCTGCAACCAAATCCACCACCAAAGTTCatatagaacaaaacaaaatcgATTGCCTTTTTCAGTCTAATAGCCTCCAGCTTCCCCAGCAGAGCCAGTTGCCACCACACAGAAAGAAAATCTCCAATAAATTTTTCCCCATATGTCTCCAGCAAAGGACCCATAATCTTTCTGTAGACTTTGAACACATTACACAAATTTACTTACGTAACATTATCATACAGAGTAAAAATCTGGACAGCATTAACAGTGTACAGAAGATGAGGAACATGTCCAATACTTGCACTTATTCCACCACTCATGTTGGCATGCctgattaaatttcttttctattcATGTGATGAAGTTGTCCCATGAGATCCATTACTGTGAAACCCCAACAGATGCTACTTATTCTCAAATACTCAAACACAGAGTACTCATAATCATCTTTCTTTGAGCTCTAGGATGCGAAATAATTTGCATGTTTCTCCACTAATAGGGCGTCAGGTGCAGCTGGCTTGGTAACAATATCCTTTTGCCATGTGTCCCTTCCCAGTCAGCTCCTGGTTCATCCAGACAGCAGAACTCACCGTGTCTCTTAGTCTTGCTCCCCCCATTCCAGGTTAGCTTTCTGTCATAATCTCTATGGTACTAGCTATGCACATCACATGAGTAATCTTCTCCTGCAACTTCTATTTTGTTCACCTATTGTATGCCCAGCAAAGGTATACTGTCTGAAACATGGAAGGCACTCAAatattcaatgaatgaataaaatgaaagccAACCTTCAGGTTTCTTCCTGTTCATTATTATTTTCCCTATTGCCTTCTGCTTATCCCAAACCTATTTCAAATCTATCAAAATCCATATACAGAGAAAAGGGTGGTACCAACATCAAATAACCCAGGATGTGCTTTTCTTAGTAGTCCCACCAAGCGCTTACACAGAGTCTAAATGTTGATTAAATAAACATCTAAGAAAATCTAGAGGCGCAGAACCAAGCTGGTCACCAACAGAAATAGgaaaaggaagttcttcaggagAAATGCTATTCAACCTAGACCTGTGGTTCTCGAAATGAGAAAAACACCTCACAACACTATATGTGTACAGGTCAGCAGTACCAACCCTACTTCCTCCGGAAGGCGGCTGTTCTTTAGAGCCTTGTTTGCATTCCCAGTCCATGTCCTAGATGTGCCCCAGTTGCACTCAAGCTACCTGGCTTCTTTGACCTTTAGTCCCTTattggtaaaatggggataatagtccCTTCTCCTCAGaattcttgtgaggattaaataaactaATTCTtgaaaagcatttagaacaggGCCAGGCACAAAGAGCCAATATAAgccagatattattattattacaatgaTGAAATTATGAAGAGATTATGTCCTTCCTACTTCAGTTAGCTCCTCTACTGGCAATGCTATGCCTGTCCTCCAGTATTGTGCACTGACATTTCATTGATTTGAGGAATCCCATAGTCTGGATATTATGACCTATGACTTGGTGGTAGCCGCAGCTAGAACTCAAAGCTCTGGTGAGGGGAGCAGGCCCAGCAATGGCCCTGGAGTGTGCTCTCCTGCTCTGTCTGGGTAAGGGCTCGACTAGATGAGGAATTTTAAACAGTTTGGACCCAATTTAGAACGGTCATGAAACCAATTTCGAAGGCTGAgacaagcatttttaaaaaacattgaagtagaaaagaaaataatgcacTGCACTTAATAAAAGCAAGTGTTGTTTAGTGCAACTTTTAAATTAGCTATTAATATATGGTAAGTGTgtgtacatatttttattattgtggcactgtaaaaaaaaaagttataaaaaatcaCTACCAATAGGTCAGTCTCTAAAGGCTCTCTCCCATGATTCTGTCAGAACAGGAGGGAAGGACCCAAACAAGACACATACAGAGAAAAGGGTGGTACCAACATCAAATAACCCAGGATGTGCTTTTCTATgcagggagaaaaggaggaaatgtTGAAGTGCAGTATAAACACTTTGTTGATGTTCTCTCTTGTGGAGATCATAGAACATCAACCTCAAATAGTTAcggaaatatttatgaaaaaaaaatttctatgtgCTCATTCACCCTTTACTGATCGACAGTAAAAACCAGTtttcctctctttcatttctaaattttcatGGTCATATTTTCTATGTGAGTGCTGAAGAAATTAATCTAGTAACtgtcaaataaattatttctggAAAGTTAAAAACAGACATAACCATGGGAAAGTATTTGTGGAACTAAAATCCAATGcatagggggcaagatggcagactggtgagctgtaagttttagttactcctccaggaaagtaggtaaaaagccaggaactgcgtggactggacaccacagagcaatctgactttgggcatacttcatacaacactcatgaaaacgtggaactgctgagatcagcgaaatctgtaagtttttgcggccaggggacccgcgcccctccctgccaggctcagtcccgtgggaggaggggctgtcagctccgggaaggagaagggagaagtgcagtggctgctcttatcggaaactcattttactgattcaaactccaaccatagatagactgagaccagacaccagagactctgagagcagccagcccagcagagaggagacaggcatagaaaaaaaacaacacgaaaaactccaaaataaaagctgaagatttttggagttctggtgaacatagaagggggaagggcagagctcaagcccgagctcaggccctgaggcgcatatgcaaatcccgaagaaaagctgatctctctgccctgtggacctttccttaatgaccttGGTTGCTacgtctattagcatttcaataacccattagatctctgaggagggccgtttttttttttttttttaaatccttttttctttttctaaaacaattactctaagaagcccaatacagaaagcttcaaagtattgcaatttgggcacgtcaagtcaagagcagaactaagagagctctgagacaaaaggcaataatccagtggctgagaaaattcaataaacaacacaacttcccaagaaaaggggggtgtccgctcacagccaccatcctggtggacaggaaacactcctgcccatcgccagccccaaagcccagagctgccccagacaacccagtgtgacggaagtgcttcaaataacaggcacacaccacaaaactgggcgtggacattagccttccctgcaacctcagctgaatgtcccagaactgggaaggtggagcagtgtgaattaacaaagccccattcagccatcatttgagcagactgggagcctccctacacagcccagcagcccagaactgccctggggggacggcactcacctgtgacatagcacagtcatccctcaacagaggacccggggtgcacagcctggaagaggggcccacttgcaagtctcaggagccatacgccaataccaaaggcttgtgggtcagtggcagagacaaactgtggcaggactgaactgaaggattagactattgcagcacctttaaaactctaggatcatcagggagatttgattgttagggccaccccccctccccgactgcccagaaacacgccccacatacagggcaggcaacaccaactacacacgcaagcttggtacaccaattgggccccacaagactcactcccccactcaccaaaaaggctaagcaggggagaactggcttgtggagaacaggtggctcgtggacgccacctgctggttagttagagaaagtgtactccacgaagctgtagatct
Proteins encoded:
- the ISCA1 gene encoding iron-sulfur cluster assembly 1 homolog, mitochondrial isoform X1, which translates into the protein MSASLVRATVRAVSKRKLQPTRAALTLTPSAVNKIKQLLKDKPEHVGLKVGVRTRGCNGLSYTLDYTKTKGDSDEEVVQDGVRVFIEKKAQLTLLGTEMDYVEDKLSSEFVFNNPNIKGTCGCGESFNI
- the ISCA1 gene encoding iron-sulfur cluster assembly 1 homolog, mitochondrial isoform X2, coding for MSASLVRATVRAVSKRKLQPTRAALTLTPSAVNKIKQLLKDKPEHVGLKVGVRTRGCNGLSYTLDYTKTKGDSDEEVVQDGLHCVQKGFKMLKLQSEPINHFFA